A genomic region of Paroedura picta isolate Pp20150507F chromosome 4, Ppicta_v3.0, whole genome shotgun sequence contains the following coding sequences:
- the TULP1 gene encoding tubby-related protein 1 isoform X4 gives MDNRQQKPKKKPQEATLEAKPKKSRVKKPEESSPAEETTAPTQAGVKKVRKKKEEKSEEGNEKDLYAKFVKDPKKKKEPPSSHFNVAKTPKKRQEVSEDEEDEDDEEEEVESEDPPKKQKKKINKDIPAGDSKEKKSKSKGDKGEPDAKTKTAKTPKKEPPSVFQVNGDKKDKKVKKKVLKSSEAEDESDSSTKPTKPEKKKSPASMFQAGGEGPKDKKTKKKGVAKNTENESEDDPPTETAQKNTNKKGKGKKSKKKEERAPSPIIEVDNLEEFVIQPAPQGVTIKCRVTRDKKGMDRGLYPTYYLHLDNDKKVFLLAGRKRKKSKTSNYLVSVDPTDLTRDGGNFIGKLRSNLMGTRFTVFDNGVNPDRANSDWSNARQELAAVIYETNVLGFKGPRKMTVIIPGMDSDNERIPIRPRNDNDGLLQRWQNKTMENLIELHNKSPSWNDETQSYVLNFHGRVTHASVKNFQIVHSNDLDYIVMQFGRISDDAFTMDYNYPLCAVQAFSIALSSFDGKLACE, from the exons CAGAAGCCAAAAAAGAAACCACAGGAGGCCACGCTGGAAGCCAAACCAAAGAAATCCAGAGTGAAGAAACCAGAGGAATCGAGCCCTGCAGAAGAGACCACTGCCCCCACTCAGG CTGGTGtcaaaaaagtgagaaagaagaaggaggagaagtcaGAAGAAGGGAATGAGAAGGACCTATATGCCAAATTCGTTAAAgaccccaagaagaagaaggaacccCCATCATCTCATTTCAATGTGGCCAAGACCCCAAAAAAGAGACAAG AGGTCTCTGAAGATGAGGAAGATGAAGACGATGAGGAGGAAGAGGTAGAAAGTGAAgatcccccaaaaaaacagaagaagaagatcaATAAAGACATCCCAGCTGGTGACAGTAAGGAAAAGAAGTCCAAAAGTAAAG GAGACAAAGGTGAACCTGATGCCAAGACCAAAACTGCAAAGACACCGAAGAAGGAACCACCTTCTGTGTTCCAAGTTAATGGGGACAAGAAAGACAAAAAAGTCAAAAAGAAAG TTCTGAAAAGCAGTGAGGCTGAAGATGAATCTGATTCAAGCACCAAGCCAACAAAGCCTGAGAAAAAGAAAAGCCCAGCATCCATGTTTCAGGCTGGAGGAGAAGGCCCTAAGGATAAGAAAACTAAAAAGAAGG GTGTTGCCAAAAATACTGAAAATGAAAGtgaagatgaccccccaacagaAACAGCTCAGAAAAACACcaacaagaaaggaaaaggaaagaagtcCAAGAAG AAAGAAGAAAGAGCACCGTCTCCTATCATTGAAGTGGACAATCTGGAGGAATTTGTGATACAGCCAGCTCCTCAGGGGGTGACTATCAAGTGTCGGGTTACTCGAGATAAGAAGGGGATGGATCGGGGCCTCTATCCTACCTACTACCTTCACCTTGATAATGATAAAAAG GTTTTCCTGCTGGCTGGTCGGAAACGCAAAAAGAGCAAGACCTCTAATTACCTGGTTTCTGTTGATCCAACTGACCTGACTCGGGATGGAGGGAACTTCATTGGAAAACTGAG GTCCAATTTGATGGGCACAAGATTTACGGTGTTTGATAATGGCGTAAATCCTGACAGAGCAAACTCTGACTGGTCAAATGCACGCCAGGAACTCGCAGCAGTTATTTAT GAGACAAATGTATTGGGATTCAAAGGACCTCGAAAAATGACAGTGATCATCCCTGGAATGGATTCAGACAATGAAAGAATTCCAATCCGACCCCGAAAT GATAATGATGGGCTGCTCCAGAGATGGCAAAACAAGACAATGGAAAATTTAATTGAACTGCACAACAAATCTCCATCATGGAATGATGAGACCCAGTCCTATGTGCTGAATTTCCATGGCAGGGTCACCCACGCCTCTGTCAAGAATTTCCAGATTGTGCACAGCAATGACC
- the TULP1 gene encoding tubby-related protein 1 isoform X5, which produces MDNRQKPKKKPQEATLEAKPKKSRVKKPEESSPAEETTAPTQAGVKKVRKKKEEKSEEGNEKDLYAKFVKDPKKKKEPPSSHFNVAKTPKKRQEVSEDEEDEDDEEEEVESEDPPKKQKKKINKDIPAGDSKEKKSKSKGDKGEPDAKTKTAKTPKKEPPSVFQVNGDKKDKKVKKKVLKSSEAEDESDSSTKPTKPEKKKSPASMFQAGGEGPKDKKTKKKGVAKNTENESEDDPPTETAQKNTNKKGKGKKSKKKEERAPSPIIEVDNLEEFVIQPAPQGVTIKCRVTRDKKGMDRGLYPTYYLHLDNDKKVFLLAGRKRKKSKTSNYLVSVDPTDLTRDGGNFIGKLRSNLMGTRFTVFDNGVNPDRANSDWSNARQELAAVIYETNVLGFKGPRKMTVIIPGMDSDNERIPIRPRNDNDGLLQRWQNKTMENLIELHNKSPSWNDETQSYVLNFHGRVTHASVKNFQIVHSNDLDYIVMQFGRISDDAFTMDYNYPLCAVQAFSIALSSFDGKLACE; this is translated from the exons AAGCCAAAAAAGAAACCACAGGAGGCCACGCTGGAAGCCAAACCAAAGAAATCCAGAGTGAAGAAACCAGAGGAATCGAGCCCTGCAGAAGAGACCACTGCCCCCACTCAGG CTGGTGtcaaaaaagtgagaaagaagaaggaggagaagtcaGAAGAAGGGAATGAGAAGGACCTATATGCCAAATTCGTTAAAgaccccaagaagaagaaggaacccCCATCATCTCATTTCAATGTGGCCAAGACCCCAAAAAAGAGACAAG AGGTCTCTGAAGATGAGGAAGATGAAGACGATGAGGAGGAAGAGGTAGAAAGTGAAgatcccccaaaaaaacagaagaagaagatcaATAAAGACATCCCAGCTGGTGACAGTAAGGAAAAGAAGTCCAAAAGTAAAG GAGACAAAGGTGAACCTGATGCCAAGACCAAAACTGCAAAGACACCGAAGAAGGAACCACCTTCTGTGTTCCAAGTTAATGGGGACAAGAAAGACAAAAAAGTCAAAAAGAAAG TTCTGAAAAGCAGTGAGGCTGAAGATGAATCTGATTCAAGCACCAAGCCAACAAAGCCTGAGAAAAAGAAAAGCCCAGCATCCATGTTTCAGGCTGGAGGAGAAGGCCCTAAGGATAAGAAAACTAAAAAGAAGG GTGTTGCCAAAAATACTGAAAATGAAAGtgaagatgaccccccaacagaAACAGCTCAGAAAAACACcaacaagaaaggaaaaggaaagaagtcCAAGAAG AAAGAAGAAAGAGCACCGTCTCCTATCATTGAAGTGGACAATCTGGAGGAATTTGTGATACAGCCAGCTCCTCAGGGGGTGACTATCAAGTGTCGGGTTACTCGAGATAAGAAGGGGATGGATCGGGGCCTCTATCCTACCTACTACCTTCACCTTGATAATGATAAAAAG GTTTTCCTGCTGGCTGGTCGGAAACGCAAAAAGAGCAAGACCTCTAATTACCTGGTTTCTGTTGATCCAACTGACCTGACTCGGGATGGAGGGAACTTCATTGGAAAACTGAG GTCCAATTTGATGGGCACAAGATTTACGGTGTTTGATAATGGCGTAAATCCTGACAGAGCAAACTCTGACTGGTCAAATGCACGCCAGGAACTCGCAGCAGTTATTTAT GAGACAAATGTATTGGGATTCAAAGGACCTCGAAAAATGACAGTGATCATCCCTGGAATGGATTCAGACAATGAAAGAATTCCAATCCGACCCCGAAAT GATAATGATGGGCTGCTCCAGAGATGGCAAAACAAGACAATGGAAAATTTAATTGAACTGCACAACAAATCTCCATCATGGAATGATGAGACCCAGTCCTATGTGCTGAATTTCCATGGCAGGGTCACCCACGCCTCTGTCAAGAATTTCCAGATTGTGCACAGCAATGACC
- the TULP1 gene encoding tubby-related protein 1 isoform X3 — MDSSSSHVKKKPKKKPQEATLEAKPKKSRVKKPEESSPAEETTAPTQAGVKKVRKKKEEKSEEGNEKDLYAKFVKDPKKKKEPPSSHFNVAKTPKKRQEVSEDEEDEDDEEEEVESEDPPKKQKKKINKDIPAGDSKEKKSKSKGDKGEPDAKTKTAKTPKKEPPSVFQVNGDKKDKKVKKKVLKSSEAEDESDSSTKPTKPEKKKSPASMFQAGGEGPKDKKTKKKGVAKNTENESEDDPPTETAQKNTNKKGKGKKSKKKEERAPSPIIEVDNLEEFVIQPAPQGVTIKCRVTRDKKGMDRGLYPTYYLHLDNDKKVFLLAGRKRKKSKTSNYLVSVDPTDLTRDGGNFIGKLRSNLMGTRFTVFDNGVNPDRANSDWSNARQELAAVIYETNVLGFKGPRKMTVIIPGMDSDNERIPIRPRNDNDGLLQRWQNKTMENLIELHNKSPSWNDETQSYVLNFHGRVTHASVKNFQIVHSNDLDYIVMQFGRISDDAFTMDYNYPLCAVQAFSIALSSFDGKLACE, encoded by the exons atggacagcagcagcagccatgtAAAAAAG AAGCCAAAAAAGAAACCACAGGAGGCCACGCTGGAAGCCAAACCAAAGAAATCCAGAGTGAAGAAACCAGAGGAATCGAGCCCTGCAGAAGAGACCACTGCCCCCACTCAGG CTGGTGtcaaaaaagtgagaaagaagaaggaggagaagtcaGAAGAAGGGAATGAGAAGGACCTATATGCCAAATTCGTTAAAgaccccaagaagaagaaggaacccCCATCATCTCATTTCAATGTGGCCAAGACCCCAAAAAAGAGACAAG AGGTCTCTGAAGATGAGGAAGATGAAGACGATGAGGAGGAAGAGGTAGAAAGTGAAgatcccccaaaaaaacagaagaagaagatcaATAAAGACATCCCAGCTGGTGACAGTAAGGAAAAGAAGTCCAAAAGTAAAG GAGACAAAGGTGAACCTGATGCCAAGACCAAAACTGCAAAGACACCGAAGAAGGAACCACCTTCTGTGTTCCAAGTTAATGGGGACAAGAAAGACAAAAAAGTCAAAAAGAAAG TTCTGAAAAGCAGTGAGGCTGAAGATGAATCTGATTCAAGCACCAAGCCAACAAAGCCTGAGAAAAAGAAAAGCCCAGCATCCATGTTTCAGGCTGGAGGAGAAGGCCCTAAGGATAAGAAAACTAAAAAGAAGG GTGTTGCCAAAAATACTGAAAATGAAAGtgaagatgaccccccaacagaAACAGCTCAGAAAAACACcaacaagaaaggaaaaggaaagaagtcCAAGAAG AAAGAAGAAAGAGCACCGTCTCCTATCATTGAAGTGGACAATCTGGAGGAATTTGTGATACAGCCAGCTCCTCAGGGGGTGACTATCAAGTGTCGGGTTACTCGAGATAAGAAGGGGATGGATCGGGGCCTCTATCCTACCTACTACCTTCACCTTGATAATGATAAAAAG GTTTTCCTGCTGGCTGGTCGGAAACGCAAAAAGAGCAAGACCTCTAATTACCTGGTTTCTGTTGATCCAACTGACCTGACTCGGGATGGAGGGAACTTCATTGGAAAACTGAG GTCCAATTTGATGGGCACAAGATTTACGGTGTTTGATAATGGCGTAAATCCTGACAGAGCAAACTCTGACTGGTCAAATGCACGCCAGGAACTCGCAGCAGTTATTTAT GAGACAAATGTATTGGGATTCAAAGGACCTCGAAAAATGACAGTGATCATCCCTGGAATGGATTCAGACAATGAAAGAATTCCAATCCGACCCCGAAAT GATAATGATGGGCTGCTCCAGAGATGGCAAAACAAGACAATGGAAAATTTAATTGAACTGCACAACAAATCTCCATCATGGAATGATGAGACCCAGTCCTATGTGCTGAATTTCCATGGCAGGGTCACCCACGCCTCTGTCAAGAATTTCCAGATTGTGCACAGCAATGACC
- the TULP1 gene encoding tubby-related protein 1 isoform X2 codes for MDSSSSHVKKQKPKKKPQEATLEAKPKKSRVKKPEESSPAEETTAPTQAGVKKVRKKKEEKSEEGNEKDLYAKFVKDPKKKKEPPSSHFNVAKTPKKRQEVSEDEEDEDDEEEEVESEDPPKKQKKKINKDIPAGDSKEKKSKSKGDKGEPDAKTKTAKTPKKEPPSVFQVNGDKKDKKVKKKVLKSSEAEDESDSSTKPTKPEKKKSPASMFQAGGEGPKDKKTKKKGVAKNTENESEDDPPTETAQKNTNKKGKGKKSKKKEERAPSPIIEVDNLEEFVIQPAPQGVTIKCRVTRDKKGMDRGLYPTYYLHLDNDKKVFLLAGRKRKKSKTSNYLVSVDPTDLTRDGGNFIGKLRSNLMGTRFTVFDNGVNPDRANSDWSNARQELAAVIYETNVLGFKGPRKMTVIIPGMDSDNERIPIRPRNDNDGLLQRWQNKTMENLIELHNKSPSWNDETQSYVLNFHGRVTHASVKNFQIVHSNDLDYIVMQFGRISDDAFTMDYNYPLCAVQAFSIALSSFDGKLACE; via the exons atggacagcagcagcagccatgtAAAAAAG CAGAAGCCAAAAAAGAAACCACAGGAGGCCACGCTGGAAGCCAAACCAAAGAAATCCAGAGTGAAGAAACCAGAGGAATCGAGCCCTGCAGAAGAGACCACTGCCCCCACTCAGG CTGGTGtcaaaaaagtgagaaagaagaaggaggagaagtcaGAAGAAGGGAATGAGAAGGACCTATATGCCAAATTCGTTAAAgaccccaagaagaagaaggaacccCCATCATCTCATTTCAATGTGGCCAAGACCCCAAAAAAGAGACAAG AGGTCTCTGAAGATGAGGAAGATGAAGACGATGAGGAGGAAGAGGTAGAAAGTGAAgatcccccaaaaaaacagaagaagaagatcaATAAAGACATCCCAGCTGGTGACAGTAAGGAAAAGAAGTCCAAAAGTAAAG GAGACAAAGGTGAACCTGATGCCAAGACCAAAACTGCAAAGACACCGAAGAAGGAACCACCTTCTGTGTTCCAAGTTAATGGGGACAAGAAAGACAAAAAAGTCAAAAAGAAAG TTCTGAAAAGCAGTGAGGCTGAAGATGAATCTGATTCAAGCACCAAGCCAACAAAGCCTGAGAAAAAGAAAAGCCCAGCATCCATGTTTCAGGCTGGAGGAGAAGGCCCTAAGGATAAGAAAACTAAAAAGAAGG GTGTTGCCAAAAATACTGAAAATGAAAGtgaagatgaccccccaacagaAACAGCTCAGAAAAACACcaacaagaaaggaaaaggaaagaagtcCAAGAAG AAAGAAGAAAGAGCACCGTCTCCTATCATTGAAGTGGACAATCTGGAGGAATTTGTGATACAGCCAGCTCCTCAGGGGGTGACTATCAAGTGTCGGGTTACTCGAGATAAGAAGGGGATGGATCGGGGCCTCTATCCTACCTACTACCTTCACCTTGATAATGATAAAAAG GTTTTCCTGCTGGCTGGTCGGAAACGCAAAAAGAGCAAGACCTCTAATTACCTGGTTTCTGTTGATCCAACTGACCTGACTCGGGATGGAGGGAACTTCATTGGAAAACTGAG GTCCAATTTGATGGGCACAAGATTTACGGTGTTTGATAATGGCGTAAATCCTGACAGAGCAAACTCTGACTGGTCAAATGCACGCCAGGAACTCGCAGCAGTTATTTAT GAGACAAATGTATTGGGATTCAAAGGACCTCGAAAAATGACAGTGATCATCCCTGGAATGGATTCAGACAATGAAAGAATTCCAATCCGACCCCGAAAT GATAATGATGGGCTGCTCCAGAGATGGCAAAACAAGACAATGGAAAATTTAATTGAACTGCACAACAAATCTCCATCATGGAATGATGAGACCCAGTCCTATGTGCTGAATTTCCATGGCAGGGTCACCCACGCCTCTGTCAAGAATTTCCAGATTGTGCACAGCAATGACC